GTTATATGactgtgcaaaaaaaaatataaataatgattaCAATATATTGTTCATCAATGCCAATATAGCAAAAGTTCAATATCTCTCGGTATATTACTTTTGCATCTTTCAAGAACAGTGAGGAGCTGTAACGCAAATTAAAGcaaaaagctaaataatacaatcaaatataatatatcatataaaggtaaatggcaaaagaaaaggataaaagaaccATAAGAAATAactaaacaatcaaataaaagtcTCACACGACACCATTTTTAACTTTAACCCTCTGCAGAGAACAACGGGAACGTGCTTCATCAGTTTCATGTCACGACGAGTCGGAGACACTTAGTTACGTTACATCACCGTTGTTAAAGCAGCACTTCACCCATTCAACACTATCAAAACAGCGGGTGAAGTGGCAGAGTAGCAGCGCTAATGGAAATGTTAATGAGGATAATTATTATAATGAGgattcagcacacacacacacacacacacacacacacacacacacacacttcagagcACTAACAGTGAGCGAGCCGTGTTCTATGTTAATTAGGACCTGGGCCTTTTGAGCTTCACaccttttgttgctgttgtttgtgttgttccacTGAGGGCTTCCAGAGCCAGACTCTGCATATTTAAGCCTTTTAAGACGCTTTCTGATGTGGACACTGATTGTAATGCCATGAAAGTGACTTTAATTATTTCTACTCTCACTCCTGACCTCGCTCAGGGTGAACGTTGTGTCACATTTTGGGTTGTTGATCATGCATGTGCAGTTTGGCTCGTTGCAACATAGTTTaaatgtcctgtgtgtgtttttccgtTGCAGAGGCTCCACAGGGAGCTGCCGCTGTCTGCGGCCGAGCTGGAGGACGTGTTCGACTCCCTGGACACAGAGCGAACAGGTTACCTCACGCTGGAGGTCTTCTCCTCAGGATTCAGTAGGTTTCAGACTGCATGCACGCTCAAATGCAATTATAACAGTGACGAGGAGGATGGAGGGCTTCATAAAGCCAATGAACTGACTCATTGATGTCAGTTACGCAGCATTCAAATATTGCTTCATttagtatattttatttatcatagaTTTAATAGCTTTCACCTGTACAAGTCCTAAACATGCTTCTTTcgtgtttattttgaaaacgctgctctgTCTCAGGTCAGTTCCTGCACGGCCGAAGGATCTCCATCGCCGACGACCACAGCAATCGGGCCCCCAGCCCCACGTGCAGAGCCAAGGAGGCTCTCTATCAGAGCCAGTGGGAGGCCAAGCTGTCGGGAggcgaggacgaggaggagagtcACTTCTCCATGCTGCTGGAGAGCCTGGGAGCCAGTCACGTGTTTGAGGAGTGAGTAATCACTGAAAAACGCTTATATGCATTTCTACTATATATGCATTTACTCATGTATGTATTCTGCTTTCACGCCTCTTCAGTCCAGGTGAGGTGCGCAGTCTCTGGGCGGAGCTCCGGCGAGACGAGCCTCACCTCCTGTCCAACTTCGAGGAGTTCCTGGCCAGGGTCACCCACCAAATAAAAGAGGCCCACCAGGACAAACAAGAGATGGAGAGCGCCCTCCAGAGGTaggaacacacatgcactcttGTCCTAACCCTCTGAAAACCGACTCTCGCTGTCTGCcaatttttatttgtttgaccCTGTTCATATCGCAAAACCATTATAGTTTGAAGATTGAGAGAGtagcaggagaggagcagagaaaaatggccATATAtacaaatctgaaaaatgtgTATAACCAAGGAAAATGTTCACATACTTCAGAGGGAGAGTCAAATAAGTTGATTTTAGATCGATTGGTTAGATTTGTAGAAACATAGGtcattgtatttcatttcaGGTTGCCTTGTAAAAAGTAGCTGTAGGGACAACAGATGAAATGAGCTTAAATCGCTAACTCTGCCTCATTTgcagtattttttcttttgattcgTCAGATCTGTCtctatcaaataaataaacaaacaaataaaatagaaattcagtcagtgtgtggatGCAGGGTTAAAAGTTCTCATTTCTCAATTGGCTCTCACACTTGAAACATTTAAGTACTGCACTTCATGTACCATAATGTTCTCCTCTGTCATTAGCCACCTAAAGAATGggtgacatgtgtgtgtctgtgtgtgtgtgttactgcaccGTGTCAGACCTGCAGCCTTTGAGCGATTGCATAGATTTACCTGTAATTCTCTATAGAACAAATGTTATCCGTGTCAAATGACCACTAATCTGGAGGCTCGCTCCGAGGTCCGAccgcctgctgctgccgtgGAAACACGTTAATATAATAACATGAAAGGCGGCGAGAAATGTGACTCGATCTGTATTTGAATTGCTTTTCTCTCGTAATAAGCGAGAGGACCTCATGTGATGATTACTGAGATGATGTGacattacagatgtgtgtgtgtgtgtgtgtgtgtacacacgtGTTGATGGGATGTCAAACATGTATGTGGTAGTTTTCCCATGGCACCGCATGGTAcagcttgtttttcctccagactTAACTAAGTGGCTTAACAATCGTCAGAGGGAATGTAAATACCGCTCAGTAttcttttgaaaaatgaaactcggagtgtgtgtgtgtgtgtgtgtgtgtgtgtgtgtgtgtgtgtgtgtgtgtgtgtgtgtgtgtgtgtgtgtgtgtgtgtgtgtgtgtttaagtatTCACATGTAATTAGAAATGCAGAGCTTAAGCTGAGCCGAGACAACAAAGCCACACTGTTCCTAGATGCTATAGATATTATGTCACACTGTTCATTCACCAGTTTTCCCATCGCTGTCCCCTCCCTGTCCCTCTTTGCAGGAAGGCCGCAACACACGACAGCGAGATCCGCCATTTGTACGAGGAGATGGAGGCGCAGATCAAGAATGAGAAAGACAGGCTGGTGCTGAAGGTACAGCTGCTTTGCAAAGTGGTCATGTTGTTGTGCTGAGATGTTCCAACTCTGAGTCATGTGACGCCGTCCACACGAGCGCTCTTAAAAACtctttccccccccacccccccgggCCTTCGCAGGACTCTGAGCATCTTCAGTTGCGCAGCCATGACCTGGAGCACCAACTGGTTTcaaaggagaaggagctggagcagattTTCCAGAAACAGAAGCGGGTGAGTGGACGTTTCCAAACACAACGTGACCGAAGTTACACGACAACAAAAAGAGTCAGAAGCTGGAAAATGACTTGGTGCAATTGATTACACACATTAATGTATACTGATGTAACAAGGCACAATCATACAAAACGGATCATATTCTTGTTATggtaataatattaataacgttaataataataatgaacttcattcatacagcactttcaaaacacagttacaaaggGCTTagcactgaaataaaacatctcaggcaaataaattcaaaaataaagtaatacagaaataacaataataatgtccCTCATACCTCCACCtttatattcaatcaagctgtacCAAACTTTACACACTTATAGATtatcagtccactaaatatACCAGATGCTTTTATTgggggccttggtggaggtatacgcTTTACTGTAACATGGATGTCATTGAAAGAAGTAATTTGAGCTTTCTCAGGAAAATGTTATGACATAATAATCttgttaattcagaaaaaactGAGCAGTGGATGCAAGatgtttctgtggttttgtgaagaaaaataaaagtcaccATAATGTGCAGAATGTGCATCAATGGAAAAGGTGGTATTAATCTTTACCCTCTCATCATGTGCTGTGGGGAGGAGATTGAAACTGTTCCCTTTTTCTCCTCGGATACTCTAAGCACGCTCGTGCGCTCGCAGGGAATTAGTGCGTTTTCATTCCTGCGAACATTTCCCCCCCTGCTCCAGTTGGAGCTCCAGTGCTGCGAGCTGAGCAGCGAGAAGCAGGAGAGCCACGTGGAGAACGTCAAGCTGAAGATGACCAACGACGAGCTGCTGCGGGCGCTGGAGAGCACCAGCCAGGAGCTGGGGCTGGCCCAGGAGCAGCTGACCATGCTGCAGGAGCAGGCCGCCCGGCTGCACCAGGACAAGGAGAtgtgggtacacacacacacacacacacacacacacacacacacacacacacacacacacacacacacacacacacacacacacacacacacacacacacacacacacacacacacacacacacacacacacacacacacacacacacacacacacacacacacacacacacacaggctcgcTGCACTTATTTAAGTATCATTTGCATtaacagtgtgtttcctcaccACCGTTAAGTCTTAGATATGTCTAAACCTTACTTAGTCTTTACCTTTACCCTAAACTCAGCTCAAacttgaaaaaaacactgatagAAGTTGCCACAGAAGGTTTGAAATActtcaaacacactctctcacttgtacttttactggaACTGAATGTTTCTCTGTCTTGTTTTAGGGAAATGTACAGAGTAACCGAGggcctgcagagagaaaagcaaagtctcATGAAGCAGCTTGACCTCCTCAGGTATGATAGGGTCGTCCAAAatgagttgtttttctttctttttttacacctGGGTGGTAATTGGTTTAAATCTTTTTGGCTTGTGGCTCGGTCCCTAATTGGCAAACATCACAAATCAAATTCCAAAAGCAGTTAAAGGATTTTCAGGAAAGTGTTCCAGTGAGCGATCTTCTATTCTTCTATTTTCCATCGAAAAGATTTCcaactttcttctcctctctctaaTTCCAGAGAGATGAACAAACATTTGAAGGACGAGCGAGACATTTGCTGCGGTGTAGTAAGTCAATGTCACTTAATTGCAGTGGTTTTTCCGTTACGGTGTTTACGCGACTGATTAACATATCTTTGCTACACATCCCTCTTTGTTCAAACAAGCCTCGAACGTCGCtcagaaagaagcagaagcagagagCGGGCCTCGGCAGCATGTTCGACGACACCAGCCAGCCGGTGAAAAGGTGATTCATTCGTCGTCTCTGTTCTCTTTTAACACAAATCACTCCTGTCAGATTCTTTCCTGTGTGTCAAAGAGGAATTTCCTCTtctgtgtgatgtgaaaatCATTTATGAAAGAAGGATAAACAGAGGATATCTGATTCTATACACGTCCAGAAATCAACTAAATTAacagtttttgtttaaatgacatATTTGGGCACTTTGGCCTCCAGATTTCCATTCGTTCAAGTCAAGTGGATTGATCCAGTAtatcctctgtttctcctctgtttccaaAGAGCCCCTCTCTTGGTGGACGGGTCCTTCCAGTATCTGGAGGCCTTGCCCAGAGAGCACCTTCAAATCGTGTTTgttgcttcctcctcctgtagTGAGGAAGATACCCCCAATACCCCCACAACCAAtagcttctcctcctcctcctccatcgcCCCGGTCAGCGCCCCTGCGTGTCAGCAGCGCCCGGCAGCCAAGAAGAACTCCAGTTTATCCAACGGCTGCGCCAACTCCGCTCCTCCCAAAGTGCACGATGTGAAGACGAAAGCCAAAAGGTGGCCCAGCAAGGTGGCTCCAGTGAAGAGGGTGACGAGGAAAGACAGAGAACGAGGGAGGCGAGTGGAGGTCGAGAAGAAGCCGGGGGTAGAGGAGGAGGCGCTGGACTCCCCAATAGACGGGTGGCCCCTCCGTCGAGTCATCTCCATCGAGGAGGATCACCTACCCCACCTGCTCCAGGGCGGGCCCCAGCTCTTACTGCACcagctcagtgaggaggaggatgaggaggacgacgatgaggaggaagatgcaGCGTCAGCACAGAGCGACATTGAGCCTACTGTTGTCATGGCAGCAGACGTCCCCGCCGCCCCGACCTCCAGTCGTGTTCCGGTACCGGCGGAAGCTCCGTTGGCGAGGAAATCCCGCCTTGGCCTGGCAAAAAAGACGCCCATGTCTCCGAGAGGACAGCCTGTAGGGAAAGAGACGCAACAAGTACGTCCACACACACTATAGCTATAACTATAGCCCTATACATAAATGATAcatatatagacacacacacatatgtacatgtATTTCTCTGTAAACCgatatttaataaattaatttgtgtcacattaaagcactgtaggtgtgtgtgtgtgtatgtacagtatagatatgtatatgtgtgtatgtatatgtgtgtatggatgtactgtttgtgtatatgtacagtatatatgtgtgtgtgttgtacaaaATGCACACATTTCTACCTTCATACGTTTTTTTTCTATGTCtctatttattataatttgttaTAATTTGCTATGTTCACGTTTGTCTATATTTCTATTCTCGGTTGGAGCAACTGTTACAAAGCCCAGTTTCCCCCGGGGGTCGATAAtcaagtatttctgattctgatcgTGATCTTTCATCATCAGAAGACCAGAGAAGTGGAACTCTTCGCCCCGGACCGCCTCTTCAAAGTCGTCCTGGTCGGCAACTCCAGCGTGGGCAAGACGTCGCTGCTGCGCTCCTTCTGTGAGGGTCGCTTCCACCCGGCCACCACTGCTACTGTGGGTGAGAAGAAAGACGTATTGTAATAATACAGAGTCTGTGGCTGTTTTGAACCCGTCTGAGTGGCATGTGCAGGTACGCGCCTGTGTTTGTGGATGCGAGCACGGAGGAGGGCGACTTAGTGTCACATGAAAGGGCTTGTGAAGTCCCACTGCCTGTCTCAGAGCCCTGGCACACATTGTACTGTGCAGATTATGTCACTTCTGAAggatttctctctgctttcatCTTTCCAAATCCTCACTGGGGCCTCGTTATCTCCACTTAGTTCAACCCCTCCGTCAGGGCCGCACCTCGCTCGGGCCCCGGAGTCGCTGTTTCTGTCTTCGTTTACTCCGTCAGAAGCAATTCTCGTCTTCAAATAGTAGTAACATATGAGAAATGCAGCAACATCTTTTATCATCCAGGCAATGACGCCAAATAAAAACCCTATATCATGGTGATGTCATTGTATGTCATGTAGGTATTGACTACAGTGTGAAGACACTAACCCTGGACAACATGCAGGTTGCCATGCAGCTCTGGGACACAGCGGGTCAAGAGAGGTGAGttcttgtctttatttttagaTGCATATTTCAGCCAAaatatgtgaaagaaaaatgtaaaagaaaaaaaaagagatcaaaatcaacaaatgatcatttaaattAGACAAAATCTGAACGATGCCTCAAAATCTTTTTGTCGTCCCAGgtaaaagatacaaaatattgTAATATACTTCAATTACAGTTATGAATAAAGTGTATAATTCATCCAGAAGTGccacattaattaattaaaatctaTATTAATTACCAAGTACAGCATACTATGTGTATTTTTCCTTATTCGAAAAAGCACATCTAAAGTGGATTTTTAAATACTGTTGTGAAGTAAACTTGATTGAAATCTCTTtgttacactttttaaaatgtcttttcaaaTGCACTTGAGTCAAATTAAATATGCTACTAGTCATACAAAGTAATCGTGGTGATATCCGACGCAGGTACCGCAGCATAACCAAGCAGTTCTTCCGCAAAGCCGACGGCGTGGTGGTGATGTACGACGTCACGGTGCAGGAGAGCTTCTCGGCCGTGCGACCCTGGCTCATCAACGTCCaggtgtgacctttgacctttgacctgccaCGTCTCCTCcaactctgcttttctttcatgAGTGGAGGTGAAAGTGAAGATAGTAGTGGTTTTAATTTAAccttataatttttttatatttacagctgaatttcttttatttgtggtCCTTTTATGTAGTGTGATTGATAAGTCTAGCATTTGAATTATCCACAGGTTCAGCATAGGTTTCAATTCTCATCTTAAAGGAGCAATATTAAAGGAGCCATGGATTTTTAGAGCTTGACCCAAACCACAGACTAAAAGTCAGGATACATCGACCTCTGCttcattcgttttttttttctgtgtcttgcAAATCCCCCTAACTCGATGGATGCTCAATATTAAACCATCTTGTTTTtaggaagctgcaggagaagggGTCCCTGTCCTCCTTATCGGCAATAAAATGGACATGGATGGAAAGAGGGAGGTGTCATTTAAAGAAGCCGAGCAACTGGCTTATGTGAGTTTAACTCTAAATGTCCTGGATAATTGACGCTTACACTCAAAATGATGTCAAGTGCAGTGGACTGGTTCCCGATTCTTTATTGACCGTTCCAACTTTGTCTTTGGCGACGTGTCCTGTGCAGGAGAACAAGGTGATGTTCTTCGAGGTCAGTGCCTACACAGGCAAGAACGTGACCGAGTCCCTGACGCACCTGGCCAGGTAAGATCACGGCTGTTTATCAAGTCAGTGCGTAATGTAAGAAACAGACAGATTCACGTGCATGGCCAGAACAGCCAATGCCTtctccaaccagtgcagtttcagtctacatatattttatttccaaaCTCAAATGAGGTCCCTGAGACCttctgaaatctaatcagttcatctttgagtccaggggacaactggtcaaaatttgaagaaagtccCCAAGAGGccaaaatcatgttttgtgaggccacagtgacctttgacctttgaccacccagatctaatcagttaattagtgagtctaagtgaacatttgtactgAATTTGAAGGGATTCTCTCGAGGCTTTCTTAAGATAACGTGTTCACAAGGTCACAGTCATCTTGATGTTGTACCGCCAAATTATAATCACgtcatccttgagtctaagtgaattCCTTCAGGGGTCAGGGTTTTCCTGATATATACTTTTACGAGAACATAATGtcgctgtgaccttgaccttttaccTTTTgccaccaaaatcgaatcagtttcTCTGTGAATCAGAGTGAATTTTAGAACCAGATTTAAAGAAATTGCCTCAAGGCGTTCTCGAGATATCTTGTTCATGATAATGGGACAAATGGATGGATAGACAACCCGTAAACATAACACCTCCGGCCACTGGGTGTCGCCGGTGCAGAGGCACAAAAAAGCACAGAGTGCTAGATGGTCATTTGTTCTTTGTCAGGAAGTTGATCTGTGGTGGCGTCACCGTTGTTTGACAGCgtcttccctttcttcctccatctgtctttccTCAGAGTGTTAATGGAGCAGGAGGACCGGGTGAGAGACACGACAGTCAGCCTCAGTACTCAGCCCGTGAAGAAGAAACTCTGCTGCAAGTGAAGACTCATGCACcgacacaaagaaaacagctaAAACTTTGGAAGAAATCGTTTTCTGATCCCTTCCGAACCTGCATTATTAGAAGATATCGGTGAAATCAGTTTTCTACTTGTGTAAAGGACCTTGACATAGATCGCCGCCATTTTGGCTCAGAGATTTAGTGACGATGGAcggaaaaaaaactgctgtcGAGCTTAAATGGTGAAGATGAGTGCAGTGATCTGCAGTGAAACTAAGGTGCTGCACTATTTCATGTAAATAACGCTTTGATGCCATGTTACAGTTGTGCTGTCAACaagatttaaaatacaaatattttctgtaaaataattaCTTTCAATAACCTTCACCGAGGAGAAAAATCCTAAATATACTTTAGGCTTTTTATAACTGAATTTTAGCTTTAAAGTCTCAGGCCCTGTTGACACTactggaaatatatatatatatttttaattaatattttcactccgtttaaaaaacaaaataaaagaattctCCGTCCACACGATCTTCGTTTTGCAAAATATCTCCGTCcagatgaagaaacaaaaacgACTACTaatgctcaaacaagcatgccgggccagtaggtggcgatataGTCTACATCAACAAATGTCAAATACCAGAGGAGAACATTGTGAGCATGCTCAGCGAGTTTCTTCTCTTGTCAACCTTTCTCTTGTATatagtttgtaaaaaaaaaaaaatgtaagtgacTTCAATCGTTTCCTTCTGAACAAGAGGcctaaacatttattttgcaaaatatcAGCGTTAGTTTGCACATTATTCAAAATTCATTGAAatggttttaaatcaaaatgaaatcaatagaaagagaaaatatttgcCTTTGattctttgtcattttattcATCACGTTCTTTCCGACACAAAGTGGTTCACGACGtgctgcatctgtgtgttgGTTCCTGCCCGGAGACgttgttctgttttattctggCACCAAAGTACAGTTGTTCTGAATCATTGTCctcaatgaaaataaataaatgaattacaGTTCATCTTCCTGAAGTCAATaaagcaacagcaacaaaaaatcAAATGcgaataaataatgaaacaacaaaaaaaaaatcactgttcCTTCAAtacaattacacacaaaaatCATCAGTCTTGACAATAACTTAAGTAAAAACAGGTAATGACTGTGCTCTTACCctttcaacatcacacagatcAATACTTTTCAATTAGCTGCACTAACAATATAAAGACTcttaaatgcttttttaaattttataatCCAAAAAATTAAAAGTCGAGAAAAAAATACTCAAGTTATTTTCAGAGGTTACATTCAACGATGTGCCCGGGTCGATCGAGTTGGTTCACGTGATGGAACTATTGCTGATAAGAAGACTTGCCTATTCTGGTGACATCGCTTAGTTGCTGGCATAGTGGCATCCAATCAGATTTGTCCGGGGTCACCCTCGTTAGCCAGCTGAGATTCGTGTCTGGGAGCCTGagcccttcccccccccctctccagaTGTGTCCAGAGGGGCCGCGGGAACGTCCACGCCAGAGCGCCGCCACCGCTGCTGTCGTCGTGTTGTTCCTAGCGCATTTTATAGTCGTGGGAGAGGGCGGCCTCGCAGAGCTGTCCTTTAAAGTCCAGCTCGAGGGTGAACTCCAGGTCACGCTGCCAAAGATAAAATGTCCACGTAAATAAAACcttcacaaacaacaacaggtATTTAAATCCAGTGGTGCAAAGTAACTGTAATACCCTGTACTTAagtatgaataaaatatatattttacttgtaTTCACTCGTTACTTATTAagattttacacacaaaaacacactagTTTACaaaacttaacttaaataaATCAAGACCATATAAAATATTTCGAATCAGCCCTACTTTAATGTAGTTATAGTACAGTAAGAGTAAAAGGCTATTTACAGATTAACGTCTGTAATAATTATCCGAAAACATAATGCGTTAAATGATATTACTATCAGAGGCCACTTTCTGAGTAATTAAACTTAAAATCTAACAAAATTTTGATAAATTGCTAAATGCTTTTGACTGATACTACCTGGTACATTTACTTGTGCTTATTCTCTAAGGCAGAGAAGTAGATACTAATTCTTCtacttctctttctgtttaatATCTTGCTATATTACATTTTGGCGTGAATTTAGATAAACGGGCTATTTCTTTACCAAGGCGAGATCGGGGCTTTAGCCTCGgaggaggtatgcactctcgGAGCGCCCTTCGGTTTACATTGTGGTGTTTCGACTTCAACTTGGTGCCAATTATCTGATGAGTCTTACCACATTCTTCTCATTGGGCCGGACGGTGATGCTGCCAAAGatctcctctcctttcttgACAGTTAAGTAGTCCTCCAAGTAAAACACCGTCTGCTTCCAGTGAGTGCTGGGAGCATCTGGAGCTgcggagagggaggggagaaggagggaggtgaAAGGGAGGACGgaaaagaagcaggaaaagaggagaggagaggaggggaaatgggTTTAAACAGGAAAGGggtgaagcagagaggagaggacatgggtaaagagaaaaggaaaagcaaagaTTTACAAAACGTCCTCGGGTTGTGTTCACGTGGACAAAATGTAACTGCAAAGCAACTGAATTCTTACTCATCCAGTGGGAGAAACACGGAGGAGAGAACTCCCTCAGTGATGCTCAGCCTCGGGCCCGACAGACTCGGCCAAACATAGAGCCTCCTCTACACAGTATTATGTAAGCACTGGCTACACACATGTATTAACATGAACTTACATAACAGCTACTAGTCATAGGCGTCGTCGATGAAGTTGTACCGGAGAAGTGCTCGGTGCTCGTGTTCAGGTCGACTCGTGCAACGCCAGCAGAGTGTAGCCGAGAGCTAAGACGCTGAAGTGCAAGGAGGCTTCTATTAATAGTTTCTGATTTGCTGCTCGGGGAAAAAAACTGGAGAAATTCAGAGGCTTGTTGGACATGAGGGTGAAGAAGAACGTGGAAAACTAAACCTCCCAGTCTCTCCCATCATG
The sequence above is a segment of the Hippoglossus stenolepis isolate QCI-W04-F060 chromosome 22, HSTE1.2, whole genome shotgun sequence genome. Coding sequences within it:
- the cracr2ab gene encoding EF-hand calcium-binding domain-containing protein 4B isoform X1 is translated as MEEECRVNGFRLSPGRRSSDWGRITLLDKTKEFFQTCDVEGKGFITRTDMRRLHRELPLSAAELEDVFDSLDTERTGYLTLEVFSSGFSQFLHGRRISIADDHSNRAPSPTCRAKEALYQSQWEAKLSGGEDEEESHFSMLLESLGASHVFEDPGEVRSLWAELRRDEPHLLSNFEEFLARVTHQIKEAHQDKQEMESALQRKAATHDSEIRHLYEEMEAQIKNEKDRLVLKDSEHLQLRSHDLEHQLVSKEKELEQIFQKQKRLELQCCELSSEKQESHVENVKLKMTNDELLRALESTSQELGLAQEQLTMLQEQAARLHQDKEMEMYRVTEGLQREKQSLMKQLDLLREMNKHLKDERDICCGVPRTSLRKKQKQRAGLGSMFDDTSQPVKRAPLLVDGSFQYLEALPREHLQIVFVASSSCSEEDTPNTPTTNSFSSSSSIAPVSAPACQQRPAAKKNSSLSNGCANSAPPKVHDVKTKAKRWPSKVAPVKRVTRKDRERGRRVEVEKKPGVEEEALDSPIDGWPLRRVISIEEDHLPHLLQGGPQLLLHQLSEEEDEEDDDEEEDAASAQSDIEPTVVMAADVPAAPTSSRVPVPAEAPLARKSRLGLAKKTPMSPRGQPVGKETQQKTREVELFAPDRLFKVVLVGNSSVGKTSLLRSFCEGRFHPATTATVGIDYSVKTLTLDNMQVAMQLWDTAGQERYRSITKQFFRKADGVVVMYDVTVQESFSAVRPWLINVQEAAGEGVPVLLIGNKMDMDGKREVSFKEAEQLAYENKVMFFEVSAYTGKNVTESLTHLARVLMEQEDRVRDTTVSLSTQPVKKKLCCK
- the cracr2ab gene encoding EF-hand calcium-binding domain-containing protein 4B isoform X2, with translation MEEECRVNGFRLSPGRRSSDWGRITLLDKTKEFFQTCDVEGKGFITRTDMRRLHRELPLSAAELEDVFDSLDTERTGYLTLEVFSSGFSQFLHGRRISIADDHSNRAPSPTCRAKEALYQSQWEAKLSGGEDEEESHFSMLLESLGASHVFEDPGEVRSLWAELRRDEPHLLSNFEEFLARVTHQIKEAHQDKQEMESALQRKAATHDSEIRHLYEEMEAQIKNEKDRLVLKDSEHLQLRSHDLEHQLVSKEKELEQIFQKQKRLELQCCELSSEKQESHVENVKLKMTNDELLRALESTSQELGLAQEQLTMLQEQAARLHQDKEMEMYRVTEGLQREKQSLMKQLDLLREMNKHLKDERDICCGVPRTSLRKKQKQRAGLGSMFDDTSQPVKSEEDTPNTPTTNSFSSSSSIAPVSAPACQQRPAAKKNSSLSNGCANSAPPKVHDVKTKAKRWPSKVAPVKRVTRKDRERGRRVEVEKKPGVEEEALDSPIDGWPLRRVISIEEDHLPHLLQGGPQLLLHQLSEEEDEEDDDEEEDAASAQSDIEPTVVMAADVPAAPTSSRVPVPAEAPLARKSRLGLAKKTPMSPRGQPVGKETQQKTREVELFAPDRLFKVVLVGNSSVGKTSLLRSFCEGRFHPATTATVGIDYSVKTLTLDNMQVAMQLWDTAGQERYRSITKQFFRKADGVVVMYDVTVQESFSAVRPWLINVQEAAGEGVPVLLIGNKMDMDGKREVSFKEAEQLAYENKVMFFEVSAYTGKNVTESLTHLARVLMEQEDRVRDTTVSLSTQPVKKKLCCK